The Tursiops truncatus isolate mTurTru1 chromosome 6, mTurTru1.mat.Y, whole genome shotgun sequence genome includes a window with the following:
- the SPATA6L gene encoding spermatogenesis associated 6-like protein isoform X4 yields the protein MIQRSMRFEKVFENAIDPGAVADILETWEELAYYEENTRDFLFPVPRLTPSYPGLCREVLMKTVEGFPGIAPKIEFSTRTAIRERVFLHRHRFLEERCESRRPLSTSNGPKFPLSSIKMKPRESNLDRLPQGMQSRPPSPYFTRRFFQDQPAQLNLGDSFKIPGESKPPFVVRHVDSAKPFGENSSEHHSQKSRRKSDFSNFPFPVRRASSLDSLAANVKVIKEPDERIVLRNESPLSLDSSKFGKPSASYSHQGDADFHWETSFATSQHSRTPSPLLDQPLLRERFHPGSQSMWKKIHERVCSRLTSHRSQQHLNKEDSISEVKNILERPNYPLKKYPVHKQRYF from the exons cGTGGGAAGAGTTGGCCTATTATGAAGAAAACACGAGGGACTTTCTCTTCCCTGTACCCAGGCTGACACCTTCGTACCCTGGGCTGTGTAGGGAGGTGCTCATGAAGACAGTTGAAGGTTTTCCG GGCATTGCTCCCAAAATAGAGTTTTCTACGAGGACAGCCATCAGAGAACGTGTGTTTCTGCATAGACACAGATTTCTT GAAGAAAGATGTGAGTCACGAAGGCCTTTATCCACATCAAATGGACCAAAATTCCCCTTAAGTAGTATAAAGATGAAACCAAGGGAGAGTAATCTCGACAGACTGCCCCAAGGCATGCAGTCCCGGCCGCCCTCTCCATATTTCACCAGGCGTTTCTTTCAGGACCAGCCAGCTCAACTGAATCTTGGAGATAGTTTCAAAATACCTGGAGAAAGCAAACCTCCATTTGTAGTAAGACAT gtGGACAGTGCAAAGCCCTTTGGTGAGAACAGTTCAGAGCATCATTCCCAGAAGTCTAGAAGAAAATCTGACTTTTCAAACTTTCCATTTCCAGTGAGAAGAG CTTCTTCTCTTGACAGCCTTGCAGCTAACGTAAAG GTTATCAAAGAGCCAGATGAACGGATTGTTTTAAGGAATGAATCACCATTATCGTTAGATTCAAGTAAGTTTGGAAAGCCCTCGGCCAGTTACAGTCATCAAGGGGATGCCGATTTCCACTGGGAAACTTCATTTGCCACCTCCCAACACTCCAGAACTCCCAGCCCTCTTCTGGATCAGCCCCTTCTCCGAGAAAG GTTCCACCCTGGGTCCCAGTCCATGTGGAAGAAGATCCATGAAAGGGTCTGCAGTCGTCTGACGTCCCACAGATCTCAGCAACACCTAAACAAG GAAGACTCCATCTCTGAAGTAAAGAATATCCTTGAAAGACCAAACTACCCTCTGAAGAAATATCCGGTGCATAAacagagatatttttaa
- the SPATA6L gene encoding spermatogenesis associated 6-like protein isoform X5 — protein MKTVEGFPGIAPKIEFSTRTAIRERVFLHRHRFLEERCESRRPLSTSNGPKFPLSSIKMKPRESNLDRLPQGMQSRPPSPYFTRRFFQDQPAQLNLGDSFKIPGESKPPFVVRHVDSAKPFGENSSEHHSQKSRRKSDFSNFPFPVRRASSLDSLAANVKVIKEPDERIVLRNESPLSLDSSKFGKPSASYSHQGDADFHWETSFATSQHSRTPSPLLDQPLLRERFHPGSQSMWKKIHERVCSRLTSHRSQQHLNKEDSISEVKNILERPNYPLKKYPVHKQRYF, from the exons ATGAAGACAGTTGAAGGTTTTCCG GGCATTGCTCCCAAAATAGAGTTTTCTACGAGGACAGCCATCAGAGAACGTGTGTTTCTGCATAGACACAGATTTCTT GAAGAAAGATGTGAGTCACGAAGGCCTTTATCCACATCAAATGGACCAAAATTCCCCTTAAGTAGTATAAAGATGAAACCAAGGGAGAGTAATCTCGACAGACTGCCCCAAGGCATGCAGTCCCGGCCGCCCTCTCCATATTTCACCAGGCGTTTCTTTCAGGACCAGCCAGCTCAACTGAATCTTGGAGATAGTTTCAAAATACCTGGAGAAAGCAAACCTCCATTTGTAGTAAGACAT gtGGACAGTGCAAAGCCCTTTGGTGAGAACAGTTCAGAGCATCATTCCCAGAAGTCTAGAAGAAAATCTGACTTTTCAAACTTTCCATTTCCAGTGAGAAGAG CTTCTTCTCTTGACAGCCTTGCAGCTAACGTAAAG GTTATCAAAGAGCCAGATGAACGGATTGTTTTAAGGAATGAATCACCATTATCGTTAGATTCAAGTAAGTTTGGAAAGCCCTCGGCCAGTTACAGTCATCAAGGGGATGCCGATTTCCACTGGGAAACTTCATTTGCCACCTCCCAACACTCCAGAACTCCCAGCCCTCTTCTGGATCAGCCCCTTCTCCGAGAAAG GTTCCACCCTGGGTCCCAGTCCATGTGGAAGAAGATCCATGAAAGGGTCTGCAGTCGTCTGACGTCCCACAGATCTCAGCAACACCTAAACAAG GAAGACTCCATCTCTGAAGTAAAGAATATCCTTGAAAGACCAAACTACCCTCTGAAGAAATATCCGGTGCATAAacagagatatttttaa